aaaagaaaatgacaTTCCCTGGTACTAAGATACAACTAAAACCCGCTTTAAATAAAGAAActgaggaaattgaaaaagttcaattaattttgaaatggGGTGGTGAACCAACTCATTCAGCACGTTATCAAGCAACTGATGTTGGTGAACAGTTTCGACAAGATATTCAATTGTTGAACAAGGCTGCCTTGGATGATGTGAGGGTATACACGTCATCTGAGAGAAGAGTAGTCGCATCTGCACAGctgttttccaaatctttcCTTTCTGAAGATGAACTGCCCGAGGATTTTCTTAAGGTTAGAAAGGATTTATTGGATGATTCGAATGCTGCCAAGGATCTCATGGATAAAGTCAAAAAGAAGCTAAAACCGCTATTAAGACAAGGTGAAGAGGCACCGCCACAATTTGCATGGCCACCTAAGATGCCAGAGCcttttattgttattaagAGGGTTGTTGAACTAATGAATTACCATCACAAAATAATGgatgaaaatttcaagacGCAAGATGTGGAGAGATTTCAAACTGAATGGTGCTGTGGAGAAGATCCATTCCTCTTCAAGGAGAGATGGGACAAATTGTTCCAGGAATTTGTTTCCGTTGAAAAAGTGCATCCATCCAAAATCAGTGAATTATATGATACAATGAAGTACGATGCATTGCACAATCGTGATTTTTTGCAAAACATATTTATAAGGAAAACTAAGGAAGATGAACAAGAGAAGGAAACCACCAAGGAGTTACTGGGATCGTTAGTTAAACAGTATCCTATCAATGTTTTGGTGATgaatgatttcaaagttaaCGATTCTTCCCTTGATGCAACATCTTCTTTGCCATTAGATGGATCGGCGTCGAATCCGGCTGGCTCTATTGGATGGGTTCTATCATCATCCTACAAACCTAAAGTTAATTCGAAGAATAGCAATAGAAAAGACTCACCCTTTGATGATCCCAAATTCAACCTATTAAGAGAGCTGTATAGACTTGCGAAAGTACTATTTGACTTTATTTGTCCACAAGAGTATGGTATTGAAGATAACGAAAAACTAGATATTGGTTTACTGACTTCTTTGCCATTGGCCAAACAAATCCTGAGTGACATTACTGAGATCAAGGAGACCAACAAAGCAGGTACTCGAGTGTATTTTACGAAGGAGTCCCATATTTACACacttttgaatatcttATATGAGTCCAATGTTCCTATGAAGATTGCTAGAAATGCGCTTCCCGAACTAGACTATCTATCACAGATTGTCTTTGAGTTGTATGAAAGTGAAGGATTGGATGGCCATAAGAAACACTCGATCAGGTTATCTGTCAGTCCAGGATGCCACACACAAGATCCATTAGATGTAGAATTGGATGAAAAGCACTACATTTCTTGTATCAGAAGGATCAATTTAACAAGGCATCTAGACATGGATCTAGTGCAGCAAAAGCTGAAGAGCAGGTTTACCAGGGTTTCTTTGCCGAAGAAATTCACACCAGTCAATATTTCAAGCCCTTTAACCAGCGATGTTAAGGTGGAGAAGGACAAGGACAAGTTGAAGGAGGAGGGCAAAGACAAGTTGAAGGGTGAGAGCAAAGACCAACACAATGGAAAGAACAAGGACAAGGACATCAATAACTAACGCTACTCTTTATAGCCTGTTTGTAACTTCAAAGACTTACAGAATATTATTTTAAAGGCTTTCTTTTACTCTTACGTTAGAAACAGCACATAAGAATGGTACTGTAGCTACCTAGATTAAGGGATTACAATTTGTTCACCTAATAACCATCCGATTCAACTGTTGAGGAATAACCAGTTCGACCAGAAACATAAAGTTAGGTAATCGGAAGAGATTGATATTCCAATGCTCCGTTAGTACCATATTCTCATTAGGAGGATAGGCACTGCAGCCCTCTGACTGCGTCATTGAAATATGTTCAGTCACGGAAAGTGACgaactagaaaaaaaaccagcATTTTAATATttacaaaaagaaaaaaaagtcagAAATGTATATGATTAAATAAgaatatttggaaatggTGACAGCAATTTTGTGAAAAAATTTTTAATCTTTGGTTTAGTGTTATGTATGTCCTTGACCTCAATCAtttcatttcctttttaaaATTAGATTGAAGTAGATATGAACCGAAAATAAAAGGTGAGAACCAATATCCCCTATACAATTGAAGCTAATGAATCGAATAAAACACTAATTGACTCACCAAAATGATCCCTCCTTATACACTCTGCAAAGATTGGAGAGACATCAATAACAGTAAGTTTCTtacatttcttcatttggTCTTCAGGGATAGGGTAGGTGTTTGTGACAATGACACCGTCAATGTAAGGACAATCATCCAACCTCTCCAAACAAtcattattgaagataCCATGAGTTGCAACAATATAGCAACTGTTTGCACCACAATTCATTCTCAAATGTTCTGCAGCTGCAATAAAGGAGGTATGTTTGTCAATCATGTCATCGACAATGATAGCGGGACGATTTTGGACGTTACCAACCAAGGTTATCAACTTTTCCTCTGCATTGAACTCTggttcatcttcatcatcagaattgttattttcaaagttcAATTCTGATTCCTTGTGTAATAAATGAGGCTTCAAAGGAATCGATGTTGGAGTTGCcgattcatcatcttcaatgacATGACCCTTGACAATTCTGGCAGTCTGGATATCTGCGTTTATATTGTCATTGGCCAAGGTGGAAACGGTAGATGCGTTCTTATGTTTCATCAAGCCATTATAATCATCAAcgcttcttcttctatCGGTGTGAATCATTGCAAAATTGATCTTTAACTGATCGGCCAATGCAGTGACTCTCTTAGTACCACCTGGGTTTTTCGAAACGACAACGGCATCTCCATAATTTGCaatgttttccttgatCCATTTGGCCAAGGTAGGACCTGCATATAAATTATCAACAGGTTTTGTGAAAAAGCCTTGCATTTGAGAGGCATGTAAATCCATGGAAACAACATGATCTGCTCCAGCCATAACTAACAAATTTGCCAACATTCTAGCGGTGATTGCGCCTCTGtgtttcttcattttgGACTGTTTAGAGTAGGGGAACTGTGGAATGACCGCCGTAATTTTGGCAGCAGAACCACCTTTACAAGcggaaatcaaaatcaacaactccATGATATGGTCGTTCACGTCTGGAGAGCCGGATTGGATGATGTAAACGTCCTCGTCTCTCACAGACACGCCGATCTGGACAGAAGTCTCACCATTGGCAAACTTCTTTGCAGTTGCTGGAGCCGGTTCAATACCCAAGTTTTCACAAACAAGTTTCCCCAATTGAGGATGGGAATTACCAACAAAGACCTTACACTTTCTCATTAGACGATTTCAAGCAAAAAGAGGCTGGGAGAGGGGGGAGGGGCGTTTTGGGTAGCAGTGGGGAGTGTTGGAAGTGGAGCTAAAGCtaaagaaagaacaaagaaagaaaagacatGGTCTAAGGAGTGCCAAAagaaattttggaaaagagCAAAGAAGTAGTAAACTACTCCTGTTGTGAATTGAAgttggggaaaaaaaaaactgcACTACTCTTGCACTAGTTGCCTTTTAAGCTgagaagttttttttttttttcc
The window above is part of the Pichia kudriavzevii chromosome 1, complete sequence genome. Proteins encoded here:
- a CDS encoding uncharacterized protein (PKUD0A04020; similar to Saccharomyces cerevisiae YKL181W (PRS1); ancestral locus Anc_4.278), whose product is MRKCKVFVGNSHPQLGKLVCENLGIEPAPATAKKFANGETSVQIGVSVRDEDVYIIQSGSPDVNDHIMELLILISACKGGSAAKITAVIPQFPYSKQSKMKKHRGAITARMLANLLVMAGADHVVSMDLHASQMQGFFTKPVDNLYAGPTLAKWIKENIANYGDAVVVSKNPGGTKRVTALADQLKINFAMIHTDRRRSVDDYNGLMKHKNASTVSTLANDNINADIQTARIVKGHVIEDDESATPTSIPLKPHLLHKESELNFENNNSDDEDEPEFNAEEKLITLVGNVQNRPAIIVDDMIDKHTSFIAAAEHLRMNCGANSCYIVATHGIFNNDCLERLDDCPYIDGVIVTNTYPIPEDQMKKCKKLTVIDVSPIFAECIRRDHFGESISVLFDSLASIV